The Haloterrigena salifodinae genomic interval TACGGCGGACCGCAGGGGTGGAATCCTCATCTCCTTCGGACCTACTCGTAAGCCACGAAGGGTACTTAACCCCTTCGGACTCGAGTGGCCCGGGATGACGGGACGAGTTGAACGTCCCGTCGATCACGCATTTGCGTTCATATCCCAACGCCCTCATACACTTAAGGACATCGGATCAACCTGATGTCCGGAAACCACATCCGGCATCGGGTTTCGCGTACTACAGTGTACGACGCCAGCCCATATAAGGCCGTCGTCTCACGACGCCAGTCAGCGTCGGTCGCGAGGTGATCCGCGTGCCCTCGAGCGAACCGATCGATCGAATCGACGGTTCGCGACGAGAGGCGGGATATTGTGCCTACCTCCGCGCCGGAATGCGGCCGGAGGGGACGTGGCGGCGTGGGCCACGTCGTTCGCATTAGTGACGGAAGCCGGGGACATATATAAGGCCGTCGTCTTGAAAGGTGTCTGCCGTACGTTGATCAGTACCGGGGAACTGTCAGGAAGACGAAACTGTCGGGAACGAATCGAAGTCCGGGATCGCTAGCGGCGGCCGGTGGACTCGTCGAATCGGCGATTCCCGACCACGCCAAGGAGGAGTCGGCGAGAGCCACGGAGGAGGTTCCGAAGCACGGGTGCGCCGTCGTAGAGCCACAGGAGGGCGGTAAAGACGGCGAGTCCGATCTGGAGCCAGCGGTACGTCGTGAGGTCCCCCGCGAGCAGTTCGTCCCGATATCGAGAGAAAAACAGCAGGAACTGCTCGACGAATCCCTGGTTCACACCGTGGTCCTGAACGATGACGACGGGCCAGAGCATCAGTTCCGGCTGAAAGATCCCCTCGCGGACGTAGGAGTCGAAGACGTCCGCGGGCAGGTGCAGGAGGTAGCCGAGCGCGAACGCGATCCCGACTCGAGAGCGACCTGTCGAGCGAGCCGCGAGGCCGATACCGATCGAGATCGGAACGGCGGCGAAAACCGAGTGACCGAGCGCGTAGCCGGCGTCGAAGACGCCGAACTCCCAGGCCAGCAGTTTATCGACGAGATCCGGGAAGACCGACGCGAAGACGACGGCGATCGCCTCGAGTCCGGAGGGAGAGTCCCGATAGATTGCGTGACAAAACGTCGAGTAGGCGAGGTAGGCGACGATCGCGTGTTCCCACGGCCACATACGAGGGCGGTGCGGTGGGGAGTGGATAGTTATGCAGCGCCTGTTGACCGCGCGGGTGACGGTCCGCGCGGCGCCGGCCGGAAGACACGTATCGCTGATTGGGGGCCACGGTACCGAACTGCCGTTCGAAACGGTCGATTTACCGCGCCCAGTGGAACGATTCGAACTGTACGGAACGGCTGAAAGTATCACGGATGAGAGGTGAAACGCGGAGCAGTCGGGTCGGACTCCGGCTAATCGATACGATTTACCGATCGGCATCGTATGCTCGCGTATGGATCGATCGGGATTCGTCAAGCTCGCGGTCGTCGGGATCGGGCTGGTCGTGCTGAGTTTCTTCGTCCGCGGGTTCGGTCAGCTGGCCCTCGGCCACGACGTCGCGGAGATGCTCCAGGCACCGTTCGCGGTCGTCGGCTTTCTCATCGTCGTCTACCTGTTCGTCCGGGCGACGCTGGACGCGGTCGGCGTCTGGACGGTCGAGAACGACGAGGCCTGAGGCGGGACTAAGGAAACCGTTTTTCCGCCACCCCACGAATCGGATGGTATGACTGTGGACGTACGGGAACTCGCCGACCTCGGACCGGCCGATCGGACCGCGTTCTTCGACCGCGACGCCGGTATCGACGCGATCAGCGACGACGTTCGAGAGATCGTCGACCGCGTACACGAGGAGGGCGACGTCGCCGTTCGCGAGTTTACGAGCGAGTTCGACGACGTCGAGCTGGGAAACATCGAAATTACCGACGCGTGCGAGCGCGCGTACGATGATCTCGAGGACGACGTCCGGGAGGCGATCGAGACGGCCGCGGACAACGTCAGGGAGTTCCACGAGGCCCAACTCCCCGAGGACTGGCGCCGCGAGTTCGGCCCCGGACGGGAACTCGGCCGGCGGTTTCGCCCGATAGAACGGGTCGGCGTCTACGTGCCCGGCGGCTCTGCGGCCTATCCCTCGAGTGCGATTATGGGCGTCGTTCCGGCGGTCGTCGCGGGCGTCGACCACGTCGCGGTCGTCACGCCGCCGGCCGACGAGCTGAATCCCGTGACGCTGGCGGCGATCCACGTCGCGGGCGCGGACGCGGTCTACAGCGTCGGCGGCGCGCAGGCGATCGCCGGGCTGGCCTACGGCACCGAGTCGATCACGCGGGTCCAGAAGATCGTCGGGCCGGGCAACAAGTGGGTGACGGCCGCGAAAGCGGCCGTTCGAGGCGACGTCGAGATCGACTTCCTCGCGGGACCCAGCGAAGTGGTCGTCGTCGCCGACGAGACCGCCGATTCGGGCCTCGTCGCGGCGGAGCTGGTCGCGCAGGCCGAGCACGACCCGAACGCGTCCGTGGTCGCCGTTACGGACGACGCGGACACCGCTGACGCCGTCGCCGCGGCCGTCGACGAACAGACCGAGGCGCGCGAGCGCGAGGACGTGATACGCGGTGCGCTCGATAACGACGCGAGCGGCGTCTTGCTCGCCCGGTCGATGAGCGAGGCGATCCTGTTCACCGAGGAGTACGCCCCCGAACACCTCTCGATCATCGCCGACGACGAGGAGTCGGTCCTCGAGCGGATCGACAGCGCGGGCAGCGTCTTCCTCGGGCCGAACACGCCGGTGGCTGCGGGCGATTACGCCAGTGGAACGAACCACGTGCTGCCGACAAACGGCGGCGCGCGCGTGACCGGAGGGCTCTCGATCGAGACGTTCCTCCGGTCGACGACGGTTCAGCGTCTGTCCGCCACGGGACTGGCCGACATCGGGGACACGATCACGACGCTGGCCGACGCCGAAGGGCTCGAGGCCCACGCCGAAAGCGTTCGGCGCCGGATCGAGGACCGCGAGAACGACGTGTAAGCAGTAGTTACGGCGGCCGACCGAGTTCCGGACACGGCCAACCGAGTTTTTACGGTGCTGGATCCG includes:
- a CDS encoding metal-dependent hydrolase, with product MWPWEHAIVAYLAYSTFCHAIYRDSPSGLEAIAVVFASVFPDLVDKLLAWEFGVFDAGYALGHSVFAAVPISIGIGLAARSTGRSRVGIAFALGYLLHLPADVFDSYVREGIFQPELMLWPVVIVQDHGVNQGFVEQFLLFFSRYRDELLAGDLTTYRWLQIGLAVFTALLWLYDGAPVLRNLLRGSRRLLLGVVGNRRFDESTGRR
- the hisD gene encoding histidinol dehydrogenase, with amino-acid sequence MTVDVRELADLGPADRTAFFDRDAGIDAISDDVREIVDRVHEEGDVAVREFTSEFDDVELGNIEITDACERAYDDLEDDVREAIETAADNVREFHEAQLPEDWRREFGPGRELGRRFRPIERVGVYVPGGSAAYPSSAIMGVVPAVVAGVDHVAVVTPPADELNPVTLAAIHVAGADAVYSVGGAQAIAGLAYGTESITRVQKIVGPGNKWVTAAKAAVRGDVEIDFLAGPSEVVVVADETADSGLVAAELVAQAEHDPNASVVAVTDDADTADAVAAAVDEQTEAREREDVIRGALDNDASGVLLARSMSEAILFTEEYAPEHLSIIADDEESVLERIDSAGSVFLGPNTPVAAGDYASGTNHVLPTNGGARVTGGLSIETFLRSTTVQRLSATGLADIGDTITTLADAEGLEAHAESVRRRIEDRENDV